One window of the Triticum dicoccoides isolate Atlit2015 ecotype Zavitan chromosome 3B, WEW_v2.0, whole genome shotgun sequence genome contains the following:
- the LOC119276143 gene encoding protein CONSERVED IN THE GREEN LINEAGE AND DIATOMS 27, chloroplastic-like encodes MLLRLKITTVQPVALLLGHDHGATASPRRLAGALPQGRGASTRAKRLRSVAVAMALKEEEPESSRSRFAGGGPSWDPRMEIGVPYEQRPVNEYSALKESTLYSWAELSPGSFFMRLGSLCLVTFTVLAAPISAASFSPGKDPLKFVLAAGIGTLLLVSLVVLRIYLGWSYVGDRLLSAVVPYEETGWYDGQMWVKPAVVLARDRLLGSYKVKPVINLLKQTLVGTGALLVGAVALFTFAAPVEEFVHSFNGAPTTASSKPIMRREDLLKLPAEVRQDDDLAAAAAEAANGRPVYCRDRYYRALAGGQYCTSDDLLN; translated from the exons ATGTTGCTCCGCCTGAAGATTACTACCGTCCAGCCTGTGGCACTGCTTCTTGGGCATGACCATGGCGCGACAGCATCCCCGCGGCGGCTCGCCGGAGCCCTTCCGCAGGGCCGTGGAGCGTCCACGAGGGCAAAGAGGCTGAGGAGCGTGGCGGTGGCGATGGCGCTCAAGGAGGAGGAGCCGGAGAGCAGCCGAAGCCGCTTCGCCGGGGGCGGCCCGAGCTGGGACCCCAGGATGGAGATCGGAGTCCCATACGAGCAAAGGCCG GTTAACGAGTACTCTGCTCTCAAGGAGAGCACCTTGTACTCGTGGGCAGAGCTGAGTCCAGGCTCTTTCTTCATGCGCCTAGGCAGCCTGTGCCTGGTCACATTTACAGTTCTGGCGGCCCCAATCTCAGCCGCAAGTTTCAGTCCCGGAAAG GATCCACTCAAGTTCGTGCTAGCTGCTGGGATTGGGACCCTGCTCCTGGTGTCTCTCGTGGTTCTCAGGATCTACCTG GGTTGGAGCTACGTTGGTGACAGGCTATTGTCGGCAGTCGTGCCATATGAAGAAACCGGGTGGTACGATGGCCAAATGTGGGTCAAGCCAGCAGTG GTGCTGGCTCGCGACAGGTTATTGGGATCTTACAAG GTAAAGCCGGTGATCAACCTGCTCAAACAGACACTGGTTGGCACCGGTGCGCTGCTCGTCGGGGCGGTGGCACTCTTCACGTTCGCCGCCCCCGTCGAGGAATTCGTCCACTCCTTCAATGGAGCCCCCACTACCGCCTCCTCTAAGCCGATCATGAG GAGAGAAGACCTGCTGAAGCTGCCTGCCGAGGTGAGGCAAGACGACGACCTCGCTGCGGCTGCTGCGGAGGCCGCCAATGGACGCCCGGTTTACTGCAGGGATCGCTACTACCGGGCGCTCGCCGGCGGTCAGTACTGCACCTCAGACGACCTGCTCAACTGA